One Glycine soja cultivar W05 chromosome 2, ASM419377v2, whole genome shotgun sequence genomic region harbors:
- the LOC114392296 gene encoding uncharacterized protein LOC114392296 isoform X1: MAPPSSPPLVDNCDAERRLREAEERLRDAIEELQRRQRRAASHAQQHRHVDSPPCDHGPDESCLAHAIGNLCLTFLLSYGVRVGIGILLLAFKLVGGQSYSSLLDLKQHVSEKDLIVREEACRIGILFGGFTGFYHALRCLLRK, from the exons ATGGCACCACCATCCTCTCCTCCGCTCGTCGACAATTGCGATGCCGAGCGCCGCCTTCGCGAAGCGGAGGAGCGCCTCCGGGACGCCATCGAGGAGCTCCAGCGCCGGCAGCGCCGCGCCGCCTCTCACGCCCAGCAGCACCGCCACGTGGACTCGCCGCCCTGCGATCACGGCCCCGACGAGTCCTGCTTGGCTCACGCCATTGGCAACCTCTGCCTGACCTTCCTCCTCTCCTACGGCGTCAGAGTCGGCATTGGCATACTCCTCCTCGCCTTCAAGCTTGTTGGAGGACAATCCTACTCCTCTCTCCTCGATCTCAAG CAACATGTTTCAGAAAAAGATCTGATAGTAAGGGAAGAAGCATGCCGCATTGGTATTCTTTTTGGTGGTTTCACTGGATTTTATCATGCTCTTAGATGCTTGTTGCGAAAATAA
- the LOC114392296 gene encoding uncharacterized protein LOC114392296 isoform X3, producing the protein MAPPSSPPLVDNCDAERRLREAEERLRDAIEELQRRQRRAASHAQQHRHVDSPPCDHGPDESCLAHAIGNLCLTFLLSYGVRVGIGILLLAFKLVGGQSYSSLLDLKLI; encoded by the exons ATGGCACCACCATCCTCTCCTCCGCTCGTCGACAATTGCGATGCCGAGCGCCGCCTTCGCGAAGCGGAGGAGCGCCTCCGGGACGCCATCGAGGAGCTCCAGCGCCGGCAGCGCCGCGCCGCCTCTCACGCCCAGCAGCACCGCCACGTGGACTCGCCGCCCTGCGATCACGGCCCCGACGAGTCCTGCTTGGCTCACGCCATTGGCAACCTCTGCCTGACCTTCCTCCTCTCCTACGGCGTCAGAGTCGGCATTGGCATACTCCTCCTCGCCTTCAAGCTTGTTGGAGGACAATCCTACTCCTCTCTCCTCGATCTCAAG CTAATATGA
- the LOC114392318 gene encoding uncharacterized protein LOC114392318 → MDDAKKLYESLFDQLNSTFRRFFSALPQRHHDPYARSLRPPPPPPHPRLWPIVQELSLVLRSCLLLLTLPRSDQKFLLLKCRFLLRVLKSFLSLDVAEHGGLRFRNFLSGVDLELPDSCRSYLCALLEVFADELLRNQSLRRYLMKVDSVSSTSEKLFMCHFNQGDIASVLEVITTHFIMSVSNEKAFEDFTSGLFLQCNMDFRFPKLSLAPSMMLLLDPVVLSAPKMFQAHTFSMVSEAIGSGLSSEILAPDMNCHLTALQKSVILYSTHVSSLQINGFCVELKCSYNSYLLERGQPTFEAYILQGTRNRLNQVLSKLDNSWDSYHCKMSSKSKADLLADYIAFMKERQHIFVDSCRDATTLILDCIIHQAFSQDATGDAVYHIKENTSAQDIHLLASILKLMSVSLLQTIKYLSNSGDSDCLKSMGSASVREKYDFLISIIDHFQQFKFCLPIQTLLYDAMKTQQSNYKVSKSMLVHFIGLLSLSFSNGFDLLAKGCILVLMALMCLFVFEEGDLVALGSLRGLSLQPCSSEIPSDKNGKGSRDKRPVYKVAAEFRRIQACNLRTVSFTSYNLQDGTEKTCNGEVFLNCILEDPKKVSDYDDLADFLECKTGKNYSKWLNGREVYRNRRYQRKIDLRKKKKETFWNSSKYRKIGKSLKRQNICTFMKHWK, encoded by the exons ATGGACGACGCAAAGAAATTGTACGAATCACTCTTCGACCAACTCAACTCCACCTTCCGCCGATTTTTCTCCGCTCTGCCTCAGCGCCACCATGACCCTTACGCTCGGTCTCTTCGGCCTCCGCCTCCGCCTCCGCATCCACGGCTGTGGCCAATTGTTCAAGAACTTTCTCTCGTTCTGCGGAGCTGTCTTCTTCTCCTGACGCTCCCGCGCTCCGACCAgaagttcctcctcctcaagtGCCGCTTCCTCCTTCGCGTTTTGAAGTCCTTCCTCTCTCTTGATGTCGCCGAACATGGCGGTTTGCGCTTCCGCAACTTTCTCTCCGGCGTTGACTTGGAGCTTCCTGATTCTTGCCGTTCGTATCTATGCGCGCTGCTTGAG GTATTTGCAGATGAACTTTTAAGAAATCAATCTTTGAGAAGATATCTTATGAAGGTTGATTCAGTGTCTTCCACCAGTGAAAAACTTTTTATGTGCCATTTCAACCAAGGTGATATTGCCAGTGTCCTGGAGGTGATAACTACCCATTTCATCATGTCAGTTTCTAATGAGAAAGCATTCGAGGATTTCACAAGTGGATTATTTTTACAATGTAACATGGATTTTAGATTTCCTAAACTTAGCCTTGCGCCCTCCATGATGTTGCTGCTTGACCCTGTTGTGCTTTCTGCACCGAAGATGTTTCAGGCACACACATTTTCAATGGTTTCTGAAGCCATTGGTTCAGGCTTATCTTCAGAGATTTTAGCTCCAGATATGAATTGCCACCTAACAGCACTTCAAAAATCTGTTATCTTGTACTCTACGCATGTGTCTAGTTTGCAAATAAATGGCTTTTGTGTTGAGTTGAAATGTTCCTATAATTCATACCTGCTTGAGAGAGGTCAGCCAACTTTTGAAGCTTATATCCTGCAAGGCACAAGGAACAGATTAAATCAAGTCTTATCAAAATTAGATAATTCATGGGACTCCTATCATTGCAAAATGTCTTCCAAATCAAAAGCTGACCTTTTGGCTGACTACATTGCATTTATGAAAGAGAGACAGCACATATTTGTTGATTCATGCAGGGATGCGACTACCTTAATCTTAGATTGTATTATCCATCAAGCTTTCTCTCAGGATGCCACTGGAGATGCAGTATACCATATAAAGGAAAATACTAGTGCCCAAGACATACACCTTCTTGCATCCATATTGAAGTTGATGAGTGTTTCATTGCTACAGACAATTAAGTATCTAAGCAATAGTGGTGATTCAGATTGTTTAAAATCCATGGGAAGTGCCTCTGTGCGCGAGAAATATGATTTCTTGATCAGCATCATTGACCATTTTCAACAATTTAAGTTCTGTTTACCAATTCAAACATTATTGTATGATGCGATGAAAACTCAGCAATCAAATTACAAAGTCTCCAAATCAATGCTTGTGCACTTTATAGGCTTGCTATCTTTAAGTTTTAGCAATGGATTTGATTTGCTTGCTAAGGGGTGTATACTCGTACTTATGGCACTGATGTGTCTATTTGTTTTTGAAGAGGGAGATTTAGTTGCTTTGGGGTCATTGAGGGGTCTGTCATTGCAACCTTGCTCGTCTGAAATTCCATCTGATAAGAATGGAAAG GGGTCTAGAGATAAGCGACCTGTCTATAAAGTTGCCGCAGAGTTTCGTAGAATTCAAGCATGTAATTTAAG AACGGTTTCCTTCACCTCCTATAACTTACAGGATGGAACAGAGAAAACCTGCAATGGGGAAGTGTTCCTTAATTGCATATTAGAAGACCCCAAAAAGGTATCTGATTATGATGATCTTGCAGATTTCCTTGAGTGTAAGACGGGGAAAAATTATTCCAAGTGGTTGAATGGCCGAGAAGTATATAGAAACCGGAGGTATCAGAGAAAAATAGAtttaaggaaaaagaagaaggaaacatTCTGGAATTCTTCTAAGTATAGAAAAATTGGCAAGTCTTTGAAGCGACAGAACATTTGTACGTTTATGAAGCATTGGAAGTGA
- the LOC114392296 gene encoding uncharacterized protein LOC114392296 isoform X2 gives MAPPSSPPLVDNCDAERRLREAEERLRDAIEELQRRQRRAASHAQQHRHVDSPPCDHGPDESCLAHAIGNLCLTFLLSYGVRVGIGILLLAFKLVGGQSYSSLLDLKDVICMFNSFVANMIRWNG, from the exons ATGGCACCACCATCCTCTCCTCCGCTCGTCGACAATTGCGATGCCGAGCGCCGCCTTCGCGAAGCGGAGGAGCGCCTCCGGGACGCCATCGAGGAGCTCCAGCGCCGGCAGCGCCGCGCCGCCTCTCACGCCCAGCAGCACCGCCACGTGGACTCGCCGCCCTGCGATCACGGCCCCGACGAGTCCTGCTTGGCTCACGCCATTGGCAACCTCTGCCTGACCTTCCTCCTCTCCTACGGCGTCAGAGTCGGCATTGGCATACTCCTCCTCGCCTTCAAGCTTGTTGGAGGACAATCCTACTCCTCTCTCCTCGATCTCAAG GATGTTATCTGTATGTTCAATTCTTTTGTAGCTAATATGATTCGGTGGAATGGTTGA
- the LOC114392283 gene encoding putative pentatricopeptide repeat-containing protein At3g13770, mitochondrial, with protein sequence MLRTKHVLSSTHKAIFQKPRLLSTFPSNSHHVLNIHIHDTRLREALLHMALRGLDTNFQDYNTVLNECLRKRAIREGQRVHAHMIKTHYLPCVYLRTRLIVFYVKCDSLRDARHVFDVMPERNVVSWTAMISAYSQRGYASQALSLFVQMLRSGTEPNEFTFATVLTSCIGSSGFVLGRQIHSHIIKLNYEAHVYVGSSLLDMYAKDGKIHEARGIFQCLPERDVVSCTAIISGYAQLGLDEEALELFRRLQREGMQSNYVTYTSVLTALSGLAALDHGKQVHNHLLRSEVPSYVVLQNSLIDMYSKCGNLTYARRIFDTLHERTVISWNAMLVGYSKHGEGREVLELFNLMIDENKVKPDSVTVLAVLSGCSHGGLEDKGMDIFYDMTSGKISVQPDSKHYGCVVDMLGRAGRVEAAFEFVKKMPFEPSAAIWGCLLGACSVHSNLDIGEFVGHQLLQIEPENAGNYVILSNLYASAGRWEDVRSLRNLMLKKAVTKEPGRSWIELDQVLHTFHASDCSHPRREEVSAKVQELSARFKEAGYVPDLSCVLHDVDEEQKEKILLSHSEKLALTFGLIATPESVPIRVIKNLRICVDCHNFAKYTSKIYGREVSLRDKNRFHRIVGGKCSCGDYW encoded by the exons ATGCTTCGCACAAAACATGTCTTATCTTCCACACACAAAGCCATCTTCCAAAAACCGCGTCTTTTATCTACTTTCCCTTCTAACTCACACCACGTTCTCAACATTCATATCCATGACACACGTCTACGAGAAGCCCTTCTACATATGGCCCTTCGAGGCCTTGACACGAACTTCCAAGACTACAACACAGTCCTAAACGAGTGCCTGAGGAAAAGGGCCATCAGAGAAGGGCAGAGAGTGCATGCCCACATGATCAAAACTCACTATCTTCCTTGTGTGTATCTAAGAACAAGGTTGATCGTGTTTTATGTTAAGTGTGACTCTTTGAGAGATGCTCGGCACGTGTTTGATGTAATGCCGGAGAGGAATGTGGTGTCGTGGACGGCTATGATATCAGCTTATTCCCAGAGAGGGTATGCCTCTCAAGCATTGAGTCTTTTTGTGCAGATGCTAAGATCAG GTACAGAACCTAATGAGTTCACTTTTGCTACCGTGCTTACTTCATGTATAGGTTCTTCGGGTTTTGTCTTAGGGAGGCAAATCCACTCTcatatcataaaattaaattacgaAGCACATGTTTATGTTGGAAGCTCACTCCTTGATATGTATGCCAAAGATGGTAAAATTCATGAAGCTCGAGGCATATTTCAATGCTTGCCTGAAAGAGATGTAGTTTCTTGTACTGCCATTATCTCTGGATATGCTCAACTGGGTCTGGATGAAGAGGCATTGGAGCTATTTCGCCGGTTGCAAAGAGAAGGAATGCAATCAAATTATGTTACTTATACTAGTGTTTTAACTGCACTTTCTGGGCTTGCTGCTCTAGATCATGGCAAGCAAGTGCACAACCATCTTCTTCGCTCTGAAGTTCCCTCATATGTGGTTCTTCAAAACTCTTTGATTGACATGTACTCAAAATGTGGAAACCTCACGTATGCAAGAAGAATATTTGATACCTTGCATGAAAGAACTGTTATCTCTTGGAATGCGATGTTAGTTGGGTATAGCAAACATGGGGAGGGAAGAGAAGTGCTTGAGCTTTTCAATTTAATGATAGATGAAAACAAAGTCAAACCAGACAGTGTCACTGTTTTGGCTGTGTTATCTGGTTGCAGTCATGGAGGACTAGAGGATAAGGGAatggatattttttatgatatgacCAGCGGGAAAATTAGTGTTCAGCCAGACTCCAAGCACTATGGGTGTGTTGTTGATATGCTTGGTCGTGCGGGTCGAGTAGAAGCAGCTTTCGAGTTTGTCAAGAAGATGCCTTTTGAACCATCAGCTGCTATATGGGGTTGCCTTTTAGGTGCTTGCAGTGTTCATTCAAATCTTGATATTGGTGAATTTGTGGGTCATCAGCTTCTACAAATTGAGCCTGAAAATGCTGGCAATTATGTTATCCTGTCTAATTTATATGCTTCGGCAGGAAGATGGGAAGATGTAAGATCACTAAGGAACCtgatgttgaagaaggctgTAACAAAAGAGCCAGGAAGAAGCTGGATAGAGCTTGATCAAGTACTTCACACTTTCCATGCTAGTGATTGTTCTCATCCTAGAAGAGAAGAAGTATCTGCAAAAGTACAGGAATTATCAGCCAGGTTTAAAGAAGCTGGTTATGTTCCTGATTTGAGTTGCGTTTTGCATGATGTGGATGAAGAGCAAAAGGAGAAGATACTTCTAAGCCACAGTGAAAAGTTGGCTTTGACTTTTGGGCTAATTGCTACCCCTGAAAGTGTGCCAATCCGTGTAATAAAAAATCTCCGTATTTGTGTTGATTGCCATAATTTTGCTAAATATACCTCAAAGATTTATGGTAGAGAAGTGTCTTTGAGGGATAAAAATCGGTTTCATCGAATTGTTGGAGGAAAATGCTCCTGTGGAGATTACTGGTGA